A stretch of the Duncaniella dubosii genome encodes the following:
- a CDS encoding MFS transporter, whose protein sequence is MKRFLPLILLTIAGFTFNTSELTPIGLLSDIATDFGVTEAHAGLLITIYAWVVACLSLPLMLWCARMDFRRLLLYVVALFFVSHIGSVLSIGFWTLMLSRIGVATAHSLFWSIAPTMAVAVSPDGRRSTALSALVAGGGVALVIGLPLGRVLGLLAGWRVTLGFLGLLSFLILIGLYFFFPRIARSGQDESRGRMLKDILKSRPLLMVYFITAVIVTGHYTGYSYIEPFMDSILHIEAKAITFTLCLFGIAGLAGSFLMTRYFPRHPRFIISAACISLPVIMLFLLPGARLGLVALSLICVLWGLAITVYNIAFQNEIIVLSPHNSAVAMSIYSGIFNLGIGAGAFAGGIVCEHGMMADIGYVGGTIALAAALFALFCYLPARSYKE, encoded by the coding sequence GTGAAACGTTTTCTCCCCTTGATTCTGCTGACTATCGCAGGTTTTACTTTCAACACATCCGAACTTACACCTATCGGACTTCTCAGTGATATTGCAACAGACTTCGGTGTGACCGAGGCTCACGCCGGGTTATTGATAACCATCTATGCTTGGGTTGTTGCCTGTCTGTCATTGCCCTTGATGCTTTGGTGTGCGAGGATGGATTTTCGTCGGCTGCTTCTCTACGTAGTGGCATTGTTTTTCGTCAGTCACATCGGCTCGGTATTATCCATCGGTTTCTGGACTCTCATGTTGTCGCGCATCGGTGTCGCTACGGCTCATTCCCTGTTCTGGTCTATCGCTCCGACTATGGCTGTAGCAGTAAGTCCTGACGGCCGTCGTTCGACAGCGTTGAGTGCCCTTGTCGCCGGCGGAGGTGTGGCTCTCGTCATCGGTCTTCCTCTCGGTCGTGTGCTGGGTCTGCTTGCCGGTTGGAGAGTGACACTCGGATTTCTCGGCTTGCTCTCTTTTCTGATACTTATAGGGCTTTATTTCTTTTTCCCAAGGATTGCACGCAGCGGTCAGGATGAATCCCGAGGCCGGATGCTCAAAGATATTCTTAAGTCGCGTCCACTTCTGATGGTCTACTTTATCACGGCTGTGATTGTTACAGGCCACTACACCGGCTACAGCTACATCGAGCCGTTCATGGACAGTATTCTGCACATCGAGGCCAAGGCGATTACTTTTACGCTATGTCTTTTTGGCATCGCCGGGCTTGCGGGCAGTTTCCTTATGACACGCTATTTTCCCCGCCATCCGCGTTTCATAATTTCCGCCGCCTGCATATCATTGCCGGTGATTATGCTTTTTCTGCTTCCGGGCGCGCGGCTTGGTCTGGTGGCCCTTTCGCTGATATGTGTTTTGTGGGGACTTGCGATCACTGTCTACAATATCGCATTTCAGAATGAAATCATTGTGCTTTCTCCCCACAATTCGGCAGTGGCCATGAGCATATATTCCGGTATATTCAATCTTGGCATCGGTGCGGGCGCGTTTGCAGGTGGCATCGTCTGTGAACACGGGATGATGGCCGATATCGGTTACGTAGGCGGAACGATTGCTCTCGCCGCAGCTCTCTTTGCGCTTTTCTGTTATCTTCCGGCCAGAAGCTACAAGGAGTGA
- the uvrC gene encoding excinuclease ABC subunit UvrC has translation MAKHKKSASLTEKISILPDTPGVYMYYDSEGTVIYVGKAKNLKRRVSSYFNRTHDSLRTNLLVRAIVDMSYIVVPTEQDALNLEASMIKEYQPRYNVLLKDDKSYPWIVVTNEPFPKVFMTRQRIKDGSKYYGPYTDSGSARAILELVRKIYCVRSCRQPMTLDWIKAGKGRLCLDYHLKRCKGCCNGLVSSEEYNRDIDRIRAILRGETGELLAYLRGEMEKLSMELRFEEAQELKEQYDLIKRYQAKSVIVSQTIEDIDVFGIDDEDSDVYINYMHVRRGAVVKSVTLEFKRRLDESRAQLLGYAMSEIAESLGVKFDEVIVAEEPDVEMPSVKFVIPQRGDKAKLLEVSQKNARQHRVDRINTMEKRNPETRTERILQRMQSDFHLSELPHHIECFDNSNIQGTNPVASCVVFKDAKPSKKDYRHFNIKTVVGPDDFASMKEVLTRRYSRLVSEDKPLPQLIVVDGGKGQLSAAVEALDDMGLRGRIAVVGIAKRLEEIYFPGDSIPLYIDKNSETLRVVQHLRDEAHRFGITHHRNRRSKSQAVSELDGIKGVGEKTRTALLTHFKSVKRLREADLDTIAELIGPAKASIVYGALHAVDEN, from the coding sequence ATGGCCAAGCATAAGAAATCAGCTTCCCTTACAGAAAAAATTTCAATACTTCCCGATACTCCCGGTGTCTACATGTATTATGACTCCGAGGGTACAGTCATCTATGTCGGCAAGGCCAAGAATCTGAAAAGACGTGTCAGCTCCTATTTCAACAGGACTCATGACAGTCTGCGCACAAATCTCCTTGTCCGTGCGATTGTCGACATGAGCTACATTGTAGTCCCGACCGAGCAGGATGCGCTTAATCTGGAAGCATCCATGATAAAGGAATATCAGCCTCGCTACAATGTCCTTCTTAAAGATGATAAATCCTACCCTTGGATAGTGGTGACAAACGAGCCTTTTCCTAAAGTTTTCATGACCCGTCAGCGTATCAAGGATGGCTCGAAATATTATGGACCTTACACTGACTCGGGTTCCGCACGCGCAATACTCGAACTTGTCAGAAAAATATATTGTGTGCGCTCCTGCCGTCAGCCGATGACCCTTGACTGGATAAAGGCCGGCAAGGGGCGTCTGTGTCTCGACTATCATCTGAAGCGCTGCAAAGGCTGCTGCAACGGGCTTGTTTCCTCTGAAGAATATAACCGCGACATTGACAGGATACGTGCGATCCTGCGCGGTGAGACTGGCGAACTGCTCGCTTATCTGCGCGGCGAAATGGAGAAACTTTCCATGGAGCTCCGCTTTGAGGAGGCACAGGAACTGAAGGAGCAGTATGACCTCATAAAGCGTTATCAGGCCAAGAGCGTGATTGTCTCACAGACCATAGAGGATATTGATGTTTTTGGCATTGACGACGAGGATTCCGATGTCTACATTAACTATATGCACGTCCGTCGCGGAGCAGTCGTGAAATCTGTCACATTGGAATTCAAACGCCGTCTCGATGAATCGCGGGCACAGCTTCTGGGATATGCGATGTCGGAGATCGCCGAGTCGCTTGGTGTGAAATTCGATGAAGTGATTGTTGCCGAAGAGCCGGATGTCGAGATGCCTTCGGTCAAGTTTGTCATTCCACAGCGTGGCGACAAGGCAAAGCTGCTGGAAGTTTCTCAGAAGAATGCACGCCAGCATCGTGTCGACCGTATCAATACTATGGAGAAGAGAAACCCTGAGACAAGAACCGAGCGAATACTCCAACGTATGCAGTCCGATTTTCATCTCTCCGAGCTTCCTCACCATATAGAGTGTTTCGATAACTCGAACATACAGGGTACGAATCCTGTGGCATCGTGTGTCGTTTTCAAGGATGCAAAGCCGAGCAAGAAAGACTACCGTCATTTCAATATCAAGACGGTTGTCGGACCTGACGATTTCGCTTCCATGAAAGAGGTTCTGACGCGTCGTTATTCACGTCTGGTAAGCGAGGACAAACCGCTTCCACAGCTTATAGTGGTCGATGGTGGCAAGGGACAGTTGTCGGCAGCCGTCGAAGCGCTCGATGACATGGGACTGCGTGGTAGAATTGCCGTCGTGGGCATAGCCAAGCGTCTTGAAGAAATCTATTTCCCCGGTGACAGCATACCCCTCTACATTGACAAGAACAGCGAGACTCTGCGTGTCGTCCAGCATCTGCGCGACGAAGCTCACCGCTTCGGCATAACACACCATCGCAACCGTCGCAGCAAGTCGCAGGCCGTGTCGGAGCTTGACGGGATAAAGGGTGTCGGCGAGAAGACACGTACTGCTTTGCTGACACATTTCAAAAGTGTCAAGCGTCTGCGCGAGGCTGATCTCGACACTATAGCCGAACTTATCGGACCGGCCAAAGCTTCGATAGTCTATGGCGCGCTCCATGCTGTTGACGAGAATTGA
- a CDS encoding adenine phosphoribosyltransferase produces MEYLKRRIRDVYDFPQKGVIFRDITTLLKDPRGLHIIGWDLSQLYRDKGVTKVVGIESRGFIGGSILAFELGAGFVPVRKPGKLPADTISTSYDKEYGKDVIEIHRDAITPDDVVVIHDDVLATGGTMAAAYELVKSMNPKKIYINFIIELLDLKGRENLPAEAEVTSLITY; encoded by the coding sequence ATGGAATATTTAAAGCGACGCATTCGTGATGTCTATGATTTCCCGCAGAAAGGAGTCATATTCCGCGACATCACAACTCTTCTTAAAGATCCGCGCGGTCTTCATATCATCGGGTGGGATCTTTCTCAACTTTACCGCGACAAAGGCGTTACTAAAGTAGTCGGAATTGAGTCCCGTGGTTTTATCGGCGGTTCGATTCTTGCCTTCGAACTTGGTGCCGGATTTGTCCCCGTACGTAAGCCCGGCAAGCTTCCTGCCGATACTATCAGCACTTCCTACGACAAGGAATATGGCAAAGACGTGATAGAGATTCATCGTGATGCCATCACCCCCGACGATGTGGTTGTGATTCATGACGACGTCCTTGCCACAGGCGGTACGATGGCGGCTGCCTATGAGCTTGTGAAGTCAATGAATCCGAAGAAAATTTACATCAATTTTATCATTGAGCTGCTCGACCTTAAAGGTCGCGAAAATCTTCCGGCAGAAGCCGAGGTGACATCTTTGATTACATATTGA
- the mnmG gene encoding tRNA uridine-5-carboxymethylaminomethyl(34) synthesis enzyme MnmG translates to MRFDYDLIVIGAGHAGCEAAHAAARLGVSTLLMTIDMNKIAQMSCNPAVGGIAKGQIVREIDALGGMMGIVTDESAIQFRMLNRSKGPAMWSPRAQSDRMAFSRLWREILENTPNLDIWQDSANELVIKDGCVAGVRTCLGVTFNAKTVVLTAGTFLNGLMHTGPVKLPGGRVSEPASYGLTEQLRELGFATDRMKTGTPVRIDGRSVDWSLTTLQEGDDDFHKFSYLSNVRRRLHQRPCHTVYTNPETHRILREGLPDSPLYNGQIKSIGPRYCPSIETKIVTFADKNEHQLFLEPEGEVTNEYYLNGFSSSLPVDIQIRALETVPALKNVQIYRPGYAIEYDFFDPTQLYHTLETKLISGLYFAGQVNGTTGYEEAAGQGLVAGINAALKVKGEAPFTLARDEAYIGVLIDDLVTKGVDEPYRMFTSRAEYRILLRQDDADMRLTPRGHAIGLATDYRFEIMESKRRQRDALIEFCKDFSVKSAFVNPYLESIGEQPLKQGVKLYDLILRPALNIQKLSEVITPLGDFIAENIEESRREEIIEAAEILIKYQGYIQRESQIADKLRRLENLALRGKIDYSKLTTLSTEARQKLEKINPETIAQASRIPGISPADINILLLMLGR, encoded by the coding sequence ATGAGATTTGACTACGACCTCATTGTCATAGGAGCGGGTCATGCCGGATGTGAGGCTGCTCACGCTGCTGCACGTCTTGGTGTCAGCACCCTTCTTATGACTATTGACATGAACAAGATTGCCCAGATGAGTTGTAATCCGGCCGTCGGGGGCATTGCAAAAGGACAGATTGTAAGAGAAATTGATGCGCTCGGCGGAATGATGGGCATTGTCACTGATGAAAGTGCCATACAGTTCCGCATGCTTAACCGCTCGAAAGGGCCGGCAATGTGGAGTCCGCGTGCACAGAGCGACCGCATGGCTTTTTCCCGTCTGTGGCGCGAGATTCTTGAGAATACTCCAAACCTTGACATCTGGCAGGATTCTGCCAATGAACTTGTTATAAAAGACGGGTGCGTGGCTGGTGTCAGGACTTGTCTCGGAGTGACTTTCAATGCGAAAACCGTTGTCCTGACAGCCGGTACTTTTCTTAACGGACTAATGCACACAGGCCCGGTGAAACTTCCCGGCGGACGTGTGTCAGAACCTGCATCATATGGTCTCACAGAGCAGTTGCGCGAACTCGGTTTTGCAACCGACCGCATGAAGACAGGTACACCGGTGCGCATTGACGGCCGCTCGGTTGACTGGAGTCTTACGACTCTTCAGGAGGGTGACGATGATTTCCACAAATTCTCTTATCTCTCGAATGTCCGTCGCAGACTGCATCAGCGTCCGTGTCACACTGTCTATACAAATCCCGAGACACATCGGATTTTGCGTGAGGGGCTTCCTGATTCTCCGCTCTACAACGGTCAGATCAAGAGCATCGGGCCTCGCTACTGTCCCAGCATCGAGACCAAGATTGTCACCTTTGCCGACAAGAACGAACATCAGCTTTTCCTCGAACCCGAAGGAGAAGTGACCAATGAATACTATCTAAACGGATTCTCTTCCTCTCTTCCTGTCGACATACAGATCCGGGCGCTTGAGACTGTACCGGCTCTCAAAAATGTGCAGATCTACCGTCCGGGCTACGCTATCGAATATGACTTTTTTGATCCCACGCAGCTCTATCACACATTAGAGACAAAGCTCATTTCAGGCTTATATTTTGCCGGACAGGTCAACGGAACGACCGGCTATGAAGAAGCTGCCGGACAGGGGCTGGTTGCCGGAATCAACGCTGCGTTGAAGGTCAAAGGAGAAGCCCCCTTCACTCTTGCGCGCGATGAAGCTTATATCGGAGTGCTTATCGACGACCTTGTCACAAAGGGAGTCGACGAACCTTATCGCATGTTTACTTCGCGTGCAGAATATCGCATTCTTCTCCGTCAGGATGATGCAGATATGCGCCTGACTCCGCGTGGTCACGCCATCGGACTGGCTACCGATTACCGCTTTGAAATCATGGAGAGCAAACGTCGTCAGCGCGATGCTCTGATTGAGTTCTGCAAAGACTTTTCGGTGAAAAGCGCGTTTGTAAATCCATATCTTGAATCAATCGGTGAGCAGCCGTTGAAGCAGGGTGTGAAACTTTATGACCTTATCCTGCGTCCTGCGCTGAACATTCAGAAGCTATCGGAAGTGATAACACCCTTAGGTGACTTCATTGCTGAAAATATAGAGGAAAGCCGTCGGGAGGAAATTATCGAAGCTGCCGAAATCCTTATAAAATATCAGGGATACATTCAGCGCGAAAGCCAGATTGCCGACAAACTTCGTCGTCTTGAAAACCTTGCTCTCCGAGGTAAGATTGACTATTCGAAACTTACCACCCTGTCGACTGAGGCACGCCAGAAACTTGAAAAAATCAATCCCGAAACAATCGCTCAGGCTTCCCGTATTCCCGGTATCTCCCCGGCGGATATAAACATTCTGTTGCTTATGTTAGGGCGATAA
- the ybeY gene encoding rRNA maturation RNase YbeY codes for MKKIEWLTDGTTKMPDFDTARLEEWIVAVAASHNRIVGPLTYIFCDDPKIIEVNRQFLNHDYFTDIITFDYSRGRMISGDMFISLDTVESNSVLVGATYTRELLRVIIHGVLHLCGINDKGPGEREIMESFENKALKKLDEI; via the coding sequence ATGAAGAAAATAGAGTGGCTGACCGACGGCACTACAAAAATGCCTGATTTTGACACCGCACGGCTCGAAGAGTGGATTGTAGCGGTGGCTGCTTCTCACAATCGTATTGTCGGCCCCTTGACCTATATCTTTTGCGATGACCCCAAGATTATCGAGGTCAACCGTCAGTTTCTCAATCATGATTATTTTACGGATATCATCACTTTCGACTACTCTCGCGGAAGGATGATTTCAGGCGATATGTTTATTTCACTTGACACCGTCGAGTCCAATTCAGTTTTAGTCGGAGCGACATATACCCGTGAACTGTTGCGGGTGATTATTCATGGAGTGCTCCATTTATGCGGCATAAACGATAAAGGGCCGGGCGAACGTGAGATAATGGAATCTTTTGAAAATAAAGCACTAAAAAAGTTAGATGAGATTTGA
- a CDS encoding S66 peptidase family protein encodes MAELSILTPRPLRRGDRIAIVSPAGIIKPQIVYNCLPVLADRGWIPYVGENTFNREGTYAGTDDERYSDLETAFLDPDTRAIICARGGYGAVHLLDRLDRLPLRDDPKWVVGYSDISALHALMTRKGIKSLHAPMTKHIAQFSGKDGDSQLLFEKLEGAVPEVEVEAHPLNRPGKAEGLLAGGNLAVIAGLVSTPFDVIRPGTILFIEDIAEPIYKVERILYTLRLSGALGSLGGLIVGQFTDYAPDRNSPTMEAMISRIVEPFDFPVAFGFPIGHVDHNIPMTCSSEVALDVSSDTTLLSTIG; translated from the coding sequence ATGGCAGAGCTTTCCATTCTGACTCCCCGTCCGCTTCGACGCGGTGACCGTATAGCCATAGTCTCACCAGCCGGAATCATCAAGCCGCAGATTGTCTACAACTGTCTCCCTGTCCTTGCTGACCGGGGATGGATTCCTTATGTCGGCGAGAACACCTTTAATCGCGAAGGTACTTATGCCGGCACTGACGACGAGCGCTATTCCGATCTGGAGACAGCCTTTCTCGATCCTGATACACGTGCCATCATCTGCGCGAGGGGTGGCTATGGAGCTGTGCATCTTCTCGACCGTCTTGACCGCCTGCCGTTGCGCGACGATCCGAAATGGGTTGTCGGCTACAGTGACATCTCTGCTCTCCATGCGCTGATGACCCGTAAAGGAATCAAATCGCTCCATGCTCCGATGACAAAACACATAGCGCAGTTTTCAGGCAAAGACGGTGATTCGCAGTTGCTCTTTGAGAAACTTGAAGGAGCGGTACCTGAAGTGGAGGTGGAGGCTCATCCCTTGAATCGTCCCGGCAAAGCAGAAGGTTTGTTGGCGGGAGGAAATCTCGCAGTGATTGCCGGACTGGTTTCGACTCCCTTTGATGTGATCCGTCCCGGAACTATCCTCTTCATTGAAGATATTGCCGAGCCTATATATAAGGTGGAGCGTATACTCTACACTCTCCGACTGAGCGGAGCGCTCGGTTCGTTGGGCGGACTTATTGTCGGACAGTTTACCGATTATGCTCCTGACCGCAATTCCCCGACAATGGAGGCCATGATTTCACGAATTGTCGAGCCATTCGATTTCCCTGTCGCATTCGGTTTCCCGATTGGCCATGTTGACCACAACATCCCCATGACCTGTTCGTCGGAAGTAGCACTTGATGTTTCTTCGGATACGACTCTGCTTTCAACGATAGGGTAG
- a CDS encoding radical SAM protein: MQTVLFHSTIFGPIRSRRLGVSLGVNLTPDDGKICSFDCLYCEAGFNAQGQGTTGFPPREQVARQLESRLKNMSAAGEPLDVITFSGNGEPTLHPDFGGVIDDTLRIRDEYYPSAKVSVLSNSTRLDRPSVEEALRKVDNNILKLDSAVTDTMKVIDRPNNPAFTSEKAIADIAKFHGQCIVQTMFLRGEYDGVKIDNTTTAEVDALVKAYTTIAPREIMIYSIDRKTPAETLEKIDRQELERIGERIASETGIPVQVA, translated from the coding sequence ATGCAGACTGTACTTTTCCATTCCACTATTTTCGGCCCTATACGTTCGCGGCGTCTTGGTGTGTCGCTCGGTGTCAATCTCACCCCCGATGACGGTAAGATATGTTCGTTCGACTGCTTGTATTGTGAGGCCGGTTTTAATGCGCAGGGACAGGGGACAACAGGCTTTCCTCCACGCGAGCAGGTGGCACGACAGCTTGAATCGCGTCTGAAAAACATGAGTGCTGCCGGAGAGCCGCTTGATGTGATTACCTTTTCGGGTAATGGCGAGCCTACGCTCCATCCTGATTTCGGAGGAGTGATCGACGACACTCTGCGCATCCGCGACGAGTATTATCCGTCGGCCAAGGTCAGTGTACTGAGCAATTCCACTCGTCTTGACCGTCCCTCGGTCGAGGAGGCTTTAAGGAAAGTCGACAACAATATTCTTAAACTCGATTCGGCTGTTACGGATACAATGAAAGTGATCGACCGCCCGAACAATCCGGCATTCACATCTGAAAAAGCAATAGCTGACATTGCCAAGTTTCACGGCCAGTGTATTGTCCAGACTATGTTTCTGCGTGGAGAATATGACGGAGTGAAAATCGACAACACTACCACGGCGGAAGTCGATGCCCTTGTCAAAGCCTACACGACCATAGCTCCCCGTGAAATCATGATCTACTCCATCGACCGCAAGACTCCGGCCGAGACTCTTGAAAAAATCGACCGTCAGGAGCTTGAGAGGATAGGGGAGCGCATAGCGTCTGAAACAGGAATCCCGGTTCAGGTCGCGTAA
- a CDS encoding DUF4254 domain-containing protein, with protein MNFARDSFRIFADTTALYHKTDDVDARVANPYQDGTIEATLFAKNWIDAVQWHLEDIIRDPNIDPVAALALKRRIDKSNQDRTDMVEEIDTYFREKYADVTPLADATINTESPAWALDRLSILALKIYHMAREVERTDASPEHIAKCQAKLNVLLQQENDLTTAIDQLLDDIAAGRKYMKVYRQMKMYNDPSTNPVLYKK; from the coding sequence ATGAATTTCGCACGTGACTCTTTCAGAATTTTCGCTGACACGACAGCTCTCTACCACAAGACTGACGATGTTGATGCCCGCGTTGCAAACCCCTATCAGGATGGCACAATCGAAGCTACCCTCTTTGCCAAGAACTGGATTGATGCCGTGCAGTGGCATCTTGAAGATATAATCCGCGACCCCAACATTGATCCCGTCGCAGCGCTTGCCCTAAAACGCCGCATCGACAAGTCAAATCAGGACCGCACAGATATGGTAGAGGAGATAGACACTTATTTCCGCGAGAAATATGCCGATGTGACACCATTGGCCGATGCAACGATCAACACCGAAAGCCCGGCGTGGGCGCTTGACCGCCTGTCAATTCTCGCACTGAAAATCTATCACATGGCTCGCGAAGTAGAACGCACCGACGCTTCGCCCGAGCACATTGCCAAGTGTCAGGCTAAACTCAACGTGCTTCTCCAGCAGGAAAACGACCTGACAACTGCCATCGACCAGTTGCTCGATGACATCGCTGCAGGTCGCAAATACATGAAAGTATACCGCCAGATGAAAATGTATAACGATCCGTCGACCAATCCCGTCCTCTACAAAAAATAA
- the frr gene encoding ribosome recycling factor gives MEPSDYLNPAQEKMELAVAYLDEALAHIRAGKANPKILDSVRVSYYGSNVPVSQVANVAVPDARTITITPWEKAMFKEIEKAIINSELGITPENNGEIIRISIPPLTEERRRALVKQSKAEAETAKVSVRNARRDAIDGLKKAVKQGMSEDVEKDAENDVQKLHDKYLKKIDELFAAKEKEILTV, from the coding sequence ATGGAACCCTCTGATTACTTAAATCCGGCCCAAGAAAAGATGGAGTTGGCCGTGGCTTATCTCGATGAGGCACTTGCCCACATCCGTGCAGGCAAGGCTAATCCGAAGATTCTCGATTCAGTACGCGTGAGCTACTATGGTTCAAACGTGCCTGTATCTCAGGTTGCCAACGTAGCTGTTCCCGATGCTCGTACCATCACCATCACTCCGTGGGAAAAGGCTATGTTCAAGGAAATTGAAAAAGCCATCATAAATTCCGAACTGGGCATTACTCCTGAAAACAACGGTGAAATTATTCGTATTTCCATTCCCCCGCTGACCGAGGAACGCCGCCGCGCTCTCGTAAAGCAGTCCAAGGCCGAGGCCGAGACTGCGAAAGTTAGTGTGCGTAACGCACGCCGTGATGCTATCGACGGTCTTAAGAAGGCTGTGAAGCAGGGTATGAGCGAAGATGTGGAAAAGGATGCAGAAAACGATGTCCAGAAACTCCACGATAAATATCTCAAGAAGATTGATGAACTTTTCGCAGCTAAGGAAAAAGAAATCCTCACTGTGTAA
- the pyrH gene encoding UMP kinase: MEPKYRRVLLKLSGESLMGKQGYGIDTDRLNEYARQIMEICSMGVQVAIVIGGGNIFRGVSGAAKGFNRVKGDQMGMLATVINSLALSSALDAIGQPAKVFTALNMYPIGDYYSNRVAIEALQRGEVAVIAGGTGNPFFTTDTGSALRGIEVEADVMLKGTRVDGIYTADPEKDPTATKFDKITYDEVYNRGLKVMDLTATALCKENHLPIVVFDMDTPGNLLKVIKGEPIGTLVY, translated from the coding sequence ATGGAACCAAAATACAGAAGAGTCCTCCTCAAGCTCAGCGGTGAATCGCTGATGGGAAAGCAGGGCTATGGCATCGACACTGACCGTCTGAATGAATATGCCCGTCAGATTATGGAAATCTGTTCGATGGGTGTTCAAGTGGCTATCGTAATCGGCGGAGGTAACATCTTCCGTGGGGTTTCAGGTGCGGCCAAAGGTTTCAACCGTGTGAAGGGCGACCAGATGGGTATGCTTGCCACTGTCATCAACTCGCTCGCCCTTTCGTCGGCACTCGATGCTATCGGTCAGCCAGCAAAAGTTTTCACAGCTCTCAACATGTATCCGATCGGCGATTATTATTCAAACCGCGTGGCCATAGAAGCCCTCCAGCGCGGCGAGGTCGCTGTCATTGCCGGAGGAACAGGCAATCCGTTTTTCACTACCGACACCGGCAGTGCGCTCCGAGGCATAGAAGTCGAAGCTGATGTCATGCTCAAGGGCACACGTGTCGACGGCATCTATACCGCCGATCCTGAAAAAGATCCCACAGCAACCAAATTTGATAAAATCACTTATGACGAAGTCTACAACCGCGGACTTAAAGTGATGGATCTCACGGCTACTGCTCTCTGCAAGGAAAATCATCTTCCTATCGTTGTGTTCGACATGGATACCCCCGGCAATCTCCTGAAAGTCATCAAGGGCGAACCGATCGGCACACTCGTCTATTAA
- a CDS encoding response regulator transcription factor — MSNFESKTIPAILLIDDDRNITALLESNLQSEGYRVTSVVRAEDALTLPLDTFNLVITEVRLPGEIDGLELLERMKDDRMTQHIPVVFCTVLDGENDIIAGLNSGADDYVIKPFSLREFMARVRSVLRRHRNFAPASNARTIEYRTLILNVDSRGLIIDGDSISLSPTEFSILTQLLRSRNKLFTREEIFTTAWPGEEMNNPRLVDVNISRLRKKLGSYGQNIVNRSGLGYGFMDI; from the coding sequence GTGAGTAATTTTGAATCAAAAACCATACCCGCTATTCTGCTCATAGATGACGACAGAAACATCACAGCCCTGCTCGAAAGTAACCTTCAGAGCGAGGGTTATCGTGTCACATCTGTAGTCCGGGCGGAAGATGCGCTAACCCTGCCGCTTGACACATTCAATCTCGTCATAACAGAAGTCAGACTACCCGGAGAGATCGACGGACTTGAACTACTTGAAAGAATGAAGGACGACCGCATGACCCAACATATCCCGGTGGTCTTCTGTACAGTTCTTGACGGTGAAAACGACATTATAGCCGGACTCAATTCCGGAGCAGACGATTATGTAATCAAGCCATTCTCACTGCGTGAATTCATGGCAAGAGTCCGCTCAGTGCTGCGCCGGCACAGAAATTTCGCACCTGCTTCAAATGCCCGGACAATCGAATACCGCACGCTTATACTCAATGTCGATTCACGCGGACTTATCATCGACGGAGATTCCATTTCGCTCTCACCGACCGAATTTTCCATACTTACCCAGTTACTGCGCTCACGCAACAAGCTCTTCACACGTGAAGAAATATTCACGACCGCTTGGCCCGGCGAGGAAATGAACAATCCGCGTCTCGTTGATGTCAACATCTCCCGACTGCGTAAAAAGCTTGGCAGCTACGGTCAGAATATTGTCAACCGTTCGGGACTTGGCTACGGATTCATGGACATCTGA